A single window of Rhodamnia argentea isolate NSW1041297 chromosome 5, ASM2092103v1, whole genome shotgun sequence DNA harbors:
- the LOC115752131 gene encoding uncharacterized protein LOC115752131, whose amino-acid sequence MADSSSASYIRMVHHLIEKCLIFRMSKEECMEALSKHADITPVITSTVWNELEKENKEFFEEYAQSRGKDDRMSEEETSRMIQKIISSSDSASKDSQHDADVADDHSNPDV is encoded by the exons ATGGCGGATTCGTCGTCTGCTTCGTATATTCGCATG GTGCATCACCTGATAGAGAAGTGTTTGATCTTTCGGATGAGTAAAGAAGAGTGCATGGAAGCCCTCTCCAAGCATGCAGATATCACACCTGTCATAACCTCCACCG TGTGGAATGAACTGGAGAAAGAGAACAAGGAGTTCTTCGAGGAATATGCACAGTCTCGAGGCAAAGACGACCGAATGTCGGAGGAAGAGACGAGCCGGATGATTCAGAAGATCATCTCCTCCTCTGATTCTGCCTCCAAAGATTCACAACATGATGCCGACGTCGCCGACGACCATTCAAACCCAGACGTTTAA